In one Brienomyrus brachyistius isolate T26 chromosome 7, BBRACH_0.4, whole genome shotgun sequence genomic region, the following are encoded:
- the LOC125746444 gene encoding endosomal/lysosomal potassium channel TMEM175-like, which translates to MGENEDGEIIEHHVNEEMEKRHLTRRPGSFSEVAKLSERERHSNTQSSHRLLAYSDALLSIIATVMILPVAHTKIQDNEELKESLQQLLTTKIAVYLMTFLIVTVAWAAHIRLFQVIERIDDCLALLNLACMMLITFLPYTFSLMAAFPENILGILFFCGCVVVIGLIQAVIVLYGFSQPFLLNDQIQVSENLTFYKKHILKVILRVPVFCFVAIIFSLIFPPMAYVILAFVIFFPYISQLVKWCHGKAVGRQEETPESMLFYSYHPNEPLSKERVEAFSDGVYAIVATLLILDICEDNVPDPVEVQHKFNSSLVVALQEFGPEFLAYFGSFATVGLLWFVHHSLFMHVTKSTRLMGILNTFSLAFVGGLPLAYQLTHEFTQNSRNELEAIQISCVIIFFAGIFQLAIWVVALFSQHETLHPCVHYGGQDHAFMLAKLSLYPAVALGTFFITCVLSEFSAPVFHLTQIVVPVAFLLLRLLVRVALAVLHWLFCPHRPTMLDLQGEQDSRLDFNDVVT; encoded by the exons ATGGGAGAGAACGAGGATGGAGAAATAATTGAGCATCACGTCAACGAGGAGATGGAGAAGAGACACCTGACAAGACGTCCGGGGTCTTTCTCGGAAGTGGCTAAGCTCTCTGAAAGGGAGCGGCACAGCAACACGCAGTCTTCGCATCGTTTGCTTGCCTACAGCGATGCGCTTCTTTCCATTATTGCTACTGTTATG ATATTGCCTGTTGCGCACACAAAGATTCAAGATAATGAG GAATTGAAAGAAAGCTTGCAGCAACTTCTCACAACAAAGATTGCTGTATATCTGATGACATTTTTAATAGTGACTGTAGCATGGGCTGCTCATATCAG GTTATTCCAAGTGATAGAACGCATAGATGACTGCCTTGCACTCCTAAATCTT GCCTGTATGATGCTGATAACTTTCCTTCCATACACT TTCTCATTGATGGCAGCTTTTCCAGAAAACATACTCGGCATTCTCTTCTTTTGCGGCTGTGTTGTAGTTATTGGCCTGATACAG GCTGTCATTGTTTTGTATGGATTTAGCCAGCCTTTCCTGCTGAATGACCAGATACAAGTGTCTGAAAATCTGACCTTTTACAAAAAACACATCTTAAAAGTCATTTTAAGAGTTCCTGTGTTCTGCTTTGTTGCAATCATTTTTTCCTTAATTTTTCCCCCAATG GCCTACGTTATTCTGGCATTTGTTATCTTCTTCCCCTACATCTCACAGTTAGTGAAGTGGTGTCACGGCAAAGCAGTTG GGAGACAAGAGGAAACCCCTGAATCCATGCTGTTCTACTCCTACCACCCCAATGAACCACTCAGCAAAGAGCGTGTAGAAGCCTTCAGCGATGGGGTATACGCCATTGTAGCCACGCTCCTCATTTTAGACATATG TGAGGACAACGTCCCAGACCCTGTGGAGGTGCAGCACAAGTTCAACAGCAGCCTGGTGGTGGCCCTGCAAGAATTCGGCCCTGAGTTTTTGGCTTACTTCGGTTCATTCGCTACAGTGGGCCTGCTGTGGTTCGTCCACCACTCACTCTTCATGCACGTGACCAAAAGCACCCGGCTGATGGGCATACTCAACACCTTCTCACTGGCCTTCGTGGGGGGCTTGCCACTAGCCTACCAGCTGACTCATGAGTTCACTCAAAACTCCCGCAATGAGCTGGAGGCCATCCAGATAAGCTGCGTCATTATATTCTTTGCTGGGATCTTCCAGCTGGCTATCTGGGTGGTGGCGCTCTTCAGCCAGCATGAGACACTGCATCCCTGTGTGCACTATGGAGGCCAGGACCACGCCTTCATGTTGGCCAAGCTTTCCCTCTACCCTGCGGTGGCCCTGGGCACCTTCTTCATCACCTGCGTGCTAAGCGAATTCAGCGCCCCGGTCTTTCACCTGACGCAGATCGTGGTGCCCGTCGCTTTCCTGCTGCTCCGCCTCCTGGTCCGGGTGGCGTTGGCTGTTCTCCATTGGCTCTTCTGCCCACACCGACCCACCATGCTTGACCTCCAGGGTGAGCAGGACTCACGCCTGGATTTTAACGATGTGGTGACTTAG
- the LOC125746450 gene encoding phosphatidate cytidylyltransferase 1-like, with translation MTELRKRVGRGDPDSSGNISDKEKDGEDRLAFSGEGEADGEVEVEGDSKADTPEVPPSVDNTPECLNKALEGLSSRWKNCWIRVILSLTMITGFCLIIWAGPIMLIPLVMTIQIKCFQEIITIGYRVYHSYELPWFRTLSWYFLICVNYFFYGETVADYFGVLVRRKELLQFLVRYHRFISFTMYLAGFCMFVLSLVKKHYRLQFYMFAWTHVTLLIVVTQSHLVIQNLFEGLAWFLIPASIVICNDIMAYLFGFFFGRTPLIKLSPKKTWEGFIGGFFGTLVFGFIFSYLVAQIQYFICPVEYDSEMNRFTMECQPSDLFMLQEYSLHPMVQNILGWETVTLYPFQVHSIALSTFASLIGPFGGFFASGFKRAFKIKDFADTIPGHGGIMDRFDCQYLMATFVHVYLTSFIRGPNPSKVLQQLLALHPEQQLSIFYSLGAHLREKGILLATGGED, from the exons ATGACAGAGCTGAGGAAGCGAGTCGGCAGAGGTGACCCTGACAGCTCAGGAAACATCAGTGACAAG GAGAAAGATGGTGAGGACAGACTGGCCTTCTCAGGTGAGGGAGAGGCAGATGGAGAGGTGGAAGTGGAGGGAGACTCCAAAGCCGACACTCCGGAGGTCCCGCCATCAGTAGACAACACTCCAGAATGTCTCAACAAAGCTTTAGAAGGCCTCTCCTCTAG atggaagaattgctggatacgtgtcattttgTCTCTAACAATGATCACTGGCTTCTGTTTAATAATCTGGGCTGGACCCATCATGCTAATACCACTG GTCATGACCATTCAGATTAAGTGCTTTCAGGAAATAATTACCATTGGATACAGAGTTTACCATTCCTATGAGCTCCCATGGTTCAGGACACTAAGCTG GTACTTCCTGATCTGTGTGAACTACTTCTTCTACGGTGAAACGGTAGCTGACTATTTTGGCGTGTTGGTGAGGAGGAAggagctgctacagttcctggTGCGATACCATCGCTTCATCTCCTTCACCATGTATCTGGCCG GTTTCTGCATGTTTGTGCTGAGTTTAGTGAAGAAACATTACCGGCTGCAGTTTTATATG TTTGCCTGGACCCATGTGACACTCCTCATTGTGGTAACCCAGTCCCATCTGGTCATTCAGAACCTCTTTGAAGGATTGGCCTG GTTTCTTATTCCAGCATCAATTGTGATTTGCAATGACATCATGGCTTACCTGTTTGGTTTCTTCTTTGGAAGAACACCTTTAATTAAG CTCTCCCCAAAGAAAACCTGGGAGGGTTTCATTGGAGGATTCTTTGGCACGCTTGTCTTTGGGTTCATT TTCTCTTACCTTGTGGCTCAGATCCAGTACTTCATTTGTCCTGTTGAGTATGACAGTGAGATGAACCGTTTTACCATGGAGTGTCAGCCCTCAGATCTTTTCATGCTGCAAGAATATAGCCTCCACCCCATGGTGCAGAACATCCTTGGATGG GAAACGGTGACTCTGTATCCATTCCAAGTCCACAGCATCGCTCTCTCCACCTTTGCTTCTCTGATAGGCCCATTTGGTGGCTTCTTTGCAAGTGGGTTTAAAAgagctttcaaaataaaa GATTTTGCAGACACCATTCCTGGACATGGAGGCATCATGGATCGCTTTGACTGCCAGTACCTAATGGCCACCTTTGTTCATGTTTACTTGACCAGCTTTATCAG GGGGCCCAACCCCAGCAAAGTGCTGCAGCAGTTGCTGGCCCTGCACCCAGAGCAACAGCTGAGCATTTTCTACTCACTCGGTGCCCATCTAAGGGAGAAGGGCATCCTCCTCGCCACTGGAGGTGAAGACTAA